The Dasypus novemcinctus isolate mDasNov1 chromosome 24, mDasNov1.1.hap2, whole genome shotgun sequence sequence GCACCTGGAGGTTCTCTTGTTCTTAAAGGTAAAACATTTAGATTATTTTACATGACCAGAAATTATAAGATTCTCTACAtgcctttaaaaaatacattttgcagTTTGTTCCTGCAATAAAATTCCCATAACCTGAATATTCTGGACTATTGTCTTGGACTCTGGGCTGGGGCCAAGGGCATAGAAGCCAAGGCCCTCGCAGGCTGTTGACCTAGTTGGATAGTTTGTTAAACAGCAGGAAATGCAACcaggcttttctctctcttgcatattAATGTAGTGCACTGTGCCAGGGATTGTTCAGTTCAGtcataatattttaaatcaaaattCAGTGCTCTTGGGTCAGGAGGTTCCAAAGAAAGCCCTTCCTAATTTTGGCAATCTAAAAATCACAGAAATTGCAGCAATCAAAACCAAACTGGTTAAAAGGCAAAATGTATCCTTTAAATATTGATTGGACAAATGCCAACAAATACTCGAAGATAATTCACTGGTGACAGCTATCCGCAAATTGACCATACTGGTTTCAACTATATCATAAGTAAACTTCATCAGTTGTAAATATTGTCCATcttggttgtttttttccccacagctcagTGTTAGCATCTGCTGTCAAAGAGACCACTCAGCACCAAAAGAAATCAGCACCCCCTCACTGAGAGTTGTAAGTTAATTGTGGCATTCTGTAGATAACAGTGGCCTTGGCTTCTGGGTTGGAGGTCAAaaagaacacttaacattttaaATCTGAGAAACAAGTCCAGAAAAATGTTAGGAACTCTCCTATGTGAAGGCACAGAGAATAAAGTTGGCAGGTAGCTGATAAAACCAGGCATATATAGCtacaatttaaaacaattaaaaaatgcatATACTTGTGAATTATATTTCCTCCAGTGCCCTGGCTATTGCTGAAAACATCTAGTTCCACTTGGTAACTTCCAAAAGAAGACTGCTGGAATCTTCTGATGGTTAAGAAGACATAGAAAGAGTCACCTTAATCATCATAAAGGTAATTAATTGCAAAGGGCACAGTCCCTTGAAATTCTAGAGTGTCCTGAAAATGGAAATAACTTAAGGCAGGATTTCTTAACATGTTTGAGTGGTTTCAAACATGCAGATAAATACTGATAAAATGGGTACAAGAGATGTATGAAGTGAGATGGGTGCCTGCAAAGGAAGAATTGTCTTGCTAGCTAAAAAGATTTAAGCTTTGTCCCCACAGCTGTTGTAGGAGAAGTACAGCCTAACCAGGGCAACCTGAACTCCCCGGGATGGTTGTGTGCAGACTGATGAGACATGAATTTCTTGCCTATTAATAGTTTCCCACTGTTAGAGGGCTACAGACACTGGCAAGTAAACGTGGTCTCAGATTTTCCTTGGCCCATGGCAGGACTGCCTCGAGGGACCCTGATGCTGACCACCCCAGACATTCTGTTTACAGTGGCCCTCGCACACACTGCCTTTGTTTTTAAGCTTGTTACTCGCCCGATGTTGCAGAGAAGGCGTTCACTAACGGGGAAAAGTCCCAGATCACCATGATAATAAATCACAGCTAGTTTACAGAGACACATTCAGGACACATGCAAAAGCCACAGCCTTTCCCAGGCGGACCTTCCCAAAGAGCCCCTGCCTGGGCCCTCCCGGGAGGCGTCAGCACTCCGTGGGACTGCCCTCCCCAGGCACAATACACAGCTTGGCCTTCCTGCCCCTGGAGGCTGCTTCTCAGGCCAAGGGACTGGCCGGCCATGCCGGTCCTCCCAGCAGGAGGGGAGGTGGCCCGCTTGGTGGGGAACCGCCTCCCCTGGGATCGGCGAGCCTGGCCCCAAAACCGGCTCAGGGGCAGCGCTCAGATGAAGTGGATCCAGCTCTCCTCGCACTCCCCGCGCGGCATGTGCAGTGCGTGGCTGCGGCACGTGAGGCTGTAGTCGCGGCCGTCGTTATTGTCCCAGTGCTCGGTGCCGGCCACGCGGTAGCGCAGCGCGAAGTGCACGCGCGAGCCGAGCTCCAGCAGGAAGGGCGGCACCGGGAAACCGAAGGCGAAGACGTCCTCGGCGCCGGCCGCGCCCGCCGGCCCCCGCCAACGAGCCACCGCCTCGTGCGCGCTGCGCCAGCCGGAGAAGGTGTAGCGCACCGCCACCTGCTTCTCGAAGGCCACGTTGCGCACGCGCACCGTGCCGCTGATGCCCAGGTCCGAGCAGGTGACCCGCTCCAGGCAGACGAGCTGCCGCGCGAGGCGCTCACCGAAGTCGGCCTCCTCGACGGGCGGCGGGAAGTCGGGCACCAGGCACTGCAGCGTGAACTCCTGGTCCTGGCCGCCGCCGCAGCACAGGTCCGCGTTGATGGCCAGCCGCGACAGCACGTGCAGCGGCACCGCCGGGTCATCGCCCGCGTTGAACACCTTGACCTGCGCCAGCTCCAGGCCCAGCGCGTCGGCGAAGCGCACGCGGAGCTGCCGGCTGCAG is a genomic window containing:
- the PPP1R3D gene encoding protein phosphatase 1 regulatory subunit 3D, with protein sequence MARAPGSAIPAVPPPTPGLRKPAPRSLSCLSDLDCGPAPAARPCRPPGSPGRAPLPPAPAGCDPRLRPIILRRARSLPSSPERRQKAAGAPGAGCRPGCSRQLRVRFADALGLELAQVKVFNAGDDPAVPLHVLSRLAINADLCCGGGQDQEFTLQCLVPDFPPPVEEADFGERLARQLVCLERVTCSDLGISGTVRVRNVAFEKQVAVRYTFSGWRSAHEAVARWRGPAGAAGAEDVFAFGFPVPPFLLELGSRVHFALRYRVAGTEHWDNNDGRDYSLTCRSHALHMPRGECEESWIHFI